A stretch of DNA from Cannabis sativa cultivar Pink pepper isolate KNU-18-1 chromosome X, ASM2916894v1, whole genome shotgun sequence:
CTCGTCTCTTCCTCAACCAGGTAAGATAACATAATActtacatttatatttttatatatatatatatatttgtgtgtgtggATAGATAGATAGATGGCTGTGTGTGTGAATTGGTTtgattctttgattttttttagaagaGGACGTCGGTTTTCTTATCGGCCAGGGGTTTCAGTGCGGCTTCTGCTCCGAAATGCTTTGCTTCTGATCCGGACCAGCTGAAGAATGCTAGAGAAGATATCAAGGAGCTTCTTAAGACGAACTTCTGCCAtcctattttggtatttttattgttctttgatttgatttTGTCATAGTTTGAGCTCGGTTGATTTCTCTTTTTCCACTGTTACTGCATTTTTATTAGAACTATTGAGAAGAAACTTTAGTGATTATACTTAGTGTTACGTTCTTGTTAACAATGGCGAAGAATTAGAAATTTGAAGATAATATCAGCAGAATTTTACTTGATTGGTGACTTAAATACGCAGATTAGGAGCAGTAGCACAATTAGTCTAGTTAAATTTCAGTTGTTCAAgttctttttaaaaatttctcgACTAATAATAAAGTATTAACCTGTGGTTATGATCTAAATACGAAGATTAGAATCATTTAATAGAATTGGTCTAGTCAGATTTCAGTtgttcaaatattttttaaagctTCTTGATTGGCAAAGTGACCAATAAAGTGGTAATCTGTGGTTATGTAATAGGTTCGCCTGGGATGGCATGATGCTGGTACTTATAACAAGAACATTGAGGAATGGCCGCAAAGAGGTGGAACTAATGGAAGTTTGAGATTTGAGATTGAGCTTAAACATGCAGCCAATGCAGGTAAGGACACTCTTGACACTTTTCTTGATTGTTAATATCGTTGCTAAATCATTGTGTCTTACAAGTTACAACTTACAAGTACTGCTCTTTTTCAGGTCTTGTGAATGCATTGAAACTTCTTCAGCCAATCAAAGAGAAATACTCTGGTGTGACATATGCAGACTTGTTCCAGTTGGCCAGTGCTACCGCAGTGGAGGTTGTCCTTAACTCATTTGACTATTGATATCTATGTTGATTAGATATTCTTCTTACCAAGTTTTTTTCCCTGAAACTTCAGGACGCAGGTGGCCCAAAAATCCCTATGAAGTATGGAAGAGTAGATGTGTCAGCACCTGAACAGTGCCCAGAAGAAGGGCGACTTCCTGGTAAGTTAACTTGTATATAATTTCTTGACAACCCACGCTGTTTGTGCTAGTCTCATTGCCTTAATCATTATtgaattttttccttttttcttttcttttttttttttttaaaaagattaCTTTATTTGATTTTCAGATGCTGGTCCTCCTTCACCTGCTGATCATCTTCGACAGGTTTTCTACAGAATGGGTTTAAATGACAAAGTGAGTTTTCAGTGGCTCTATATTAGGTTTCTGGACATCATTTCAGTGTTCAtgttatgtaatttttaaattaatctacaGGAAATTGTTGCACTATCTGGTGCTCATACACTGGGAAGGTCCAGACCAGAGCGTAGTGGTTGGGGCAAGCCAGAGACAAAGTATACGGTATGGAAAAATCCTTCTGTTTGTTAATGTTGAAAACTGTTCTGTTACGAGCCTACGTCGAtatgctttttctttttcaaaactGCTTTGTATACTAAGAGGAGAATTAGGGGTGGATCTTATAGTAAGAATTGATAGTAGTAATTTATTGTGGGAGAAGTAATAAAAATTTGACACATGTGAATTAGGTTTTTTTCGTGAGGGCAACTGAACAATTTGGTGATTATCTAGCCGATACTGCAATGTACTATCTACTATTATGTAATAATGAAAACAGTAGCAACCAACAATGATAGCTTACTAGAATATGTTTGTTTTGCAGAAAGATGGGCCAGGAGCACCTGGAGGACAGTCCTGGACTGCGAAATGGTTGAAGTTTGACAATTCATACTTTAAGGTTTGAGAATTATTTGATAtttgttaaattggaaaatatctATTTTGGGGATTCGGACTTCAGAGTTTCTCTAATTGATTGCTTTATTGTTCCGTACAGGATATTAAAGAGAGGAAGGACGAAGATCTACTGGTGTTGCCAACTGATGCTGTTCTTTTTGATGATCCGTCTTTCAGAGTAAAGCCAAGCAACTCATGCATAGCATAGCATTATCTCTCCTTCTCTTGTACTAACAAATTATTACATATTTTGCAGGTGTATGCTGAAAAATATGCCGAAGATCAGGAAGCATTCTTCAAGGATTATGCTGAAGCCCATGCTAAACTCAGCAACCTCGGGGCAAAATTTGATCCTCCAGAGGTTTGTTGGCCTTAAATGCGACTTTTTTTgccttttttttaatgtttaccCAGCCTACATAAGCCAACAGTTGCTTTAACTATTAAATGTATGTAACTCTTAAATCTTTTAGTATGTTTTCTGATCAGGGTATTGTGCTCGATGACGGTTCTTCAAAACCTGTTGGAGAGAAGTTTGTAGCAGCCAAATACTCGACTGGCAAGGTCGTAGCAATAAAAAACTTGCATTTCATTGTTCATTTTGTCAAATTTTATCGAGTTCTTATTTCAAATTATAGCACGATAGATTTTCACAACAGAAagcatatatatttaaattgttCATCGTTTATGGTTTATTGCAGGACTAAATAACAAAGTGTCATAGTTTTCTTATGCCGtgtgttttaaataaaatacaagatGAAGCTTTTTTCAAACTATAAATTGGAAGTCTTAAAATGAAGAACaggaataaaaaagaaattcaaTAGTGTTGTTACCTATTTGAATTGCAGAGAGAGCTGTCAAGTTCTATGAAGGAGAAGATTCGTGCAGAGTACGAAGCGGTCGGTGGAAGCCCAGATAAGCCTCTACAGTCCAATTATTTTCTGAATATCATGATAGTGATTGCTGTTTTGGCATTTTTGACATCACTAGTTGGAAATTAGATCTtgggacttttttttttatatataaaaattatattacattGCTGGTTTTGTATTCTAATTCATCGGAGGCATTCCGAATTGGAAATGGTTCCTTCTGTTCTTTATGTTTCAAATTCATAACGTGCTTTCCAAGGTAACGTTTTGAAGGGTTTAATCCCTCGAGAAACAAGATGAATGTAAATCTTAACATTGCCATTGAAACTTATCCATAGTAATTGCTGAACAAGAAATTGACACAAAGCTCTGCCTCTTTTTTAGTGGACCAAGAAAGTAGGCTGAGTAAATTTGAGTCAATTATTTATTAGGGAAGAGattaactactattttttttttttgaataaaagatgtaaatttattaaatcatcTCTTTGACCAACTACATCAAGAATGCTACTCGGGATAGAAGTTATCGAGTAGCTACAATCAGCATGTAACCATGAAGCTCTAGTTAAGCCGTGAGCAACACGATTAGCGAATTGTTTAATAAAACGTAAATTAACATTTTCCAAATCAAACAACAGGAATTTGCAATCATTAATACAACTCTCAGAAGGAGAGATCATATTGATCAAGCTTCGAATGACTTGAATAGTGATGAGATTATTTGTTTCAACAGTTACATTCGGAACATTTAGTATCTTTAGCCAACTTAGGACTTCCTTCACTCTAATGGTCTCAGGAAGATTCGTATCAACACAACCAACTCTAGAATCCGACCGACCTTGTAACACATGACCCCTTGCATCTTGAAAAATTCAGCCATAACTAAATTTGCTAGCACCCTCAAATATTGCTGTATCTACATTAATCTTGTAATTATCATTTAATGGAGCACGCCATTCCTCATTGCCATTGAAACTTATCCATAGTAATTGCTGAACAAGAAATTGACACAAAGCTCTGCCTCTTTTTTAGTGGACCAAGAAAGTAGGCTGAGTAAATTTGAGTCAATTATTTATTAGGGAAGAGattaactactattttttttttttgaataaaagatgtaaatttattaaatcatcTCTTTGACCAACTACATCAAGAATGCTACTCGGGATAGAAGTTATCGAGTAGCTACAATCAGCATGTAACCATGAAGCTCTAGCTAAGCCGTGAGCAACACGATTAGCGAATTGTTTAATAAAACGTAAATTAACATTTTCCAAATCAAACAACAGGAATTTGCAATCATTAATACAACTGTCAGAAGGAGAGATCATATTGATCAAGCTTCGAATGACTTGAATAGTGATGAGATTATTTGTTTCAACAGTTACATTCGGAACATTTAGTATCTTTAGCCAACTTAGGACTTCCTTCACTCTAATGGTCTCAGGAAGATTCGTATCAACACAACCAACTCTAGAATCCGACCGACCTTGTAACACATGACCCCTTGCATCTTGAAAAATTCAGCCATAACTAAATTTGCTAGCACCCTCAAATATTGCTGTATCTACATTAATCTTGTAATTATCATTTAATGGAGCACGCCATTCCTCATCCCCTTCCCCCATCTCCATTGAAAAAAGAGAAGGATTGAAGGATTTGTTTTGAGCAAATAACCATTTATGTATTGAATGGAGAGAAACATGTTTTCTCAgtgaaaataaacattaatgtattgAATGGATTCATAGCTTCTAAAAGGGTTTATAACATTCACAGAGGATACTGTTGAGGTAAGGGATTATTTCTTCATTTACAAATAGTCACTGCAAAAAAACTAATAAGTGGGTTAGAGATTGAAGGCTGAAGACAAAAGCCACGAAAGGAAAAAGTTGGAGTGGACTAAACAAATAAATgacgccgtctgtgggaatcgaACCCACGACCACGTGGTTAAAAGCCACGCGCTCTACCGGCTGAGCTAAGACGGCTTGTTGCTGTAGGAACTTGGTAACTTTATTATAAAACTTGTAATTATATAGATATGGGAACTAGGAAACTAAAGAAAATTATTGGCAActatttaattttgtaaaataaatattgtttAGACATGAAGAAAGAAATAATTCAAAGGTGTTATAAGTTATAACAGTTCAATTAGAAATGCTAAAAGACAATATTgatatttagtatttttttaaagtattatattgttattggtgtaattaaattgatctaaattattaaatttttattttttatttaaaattaatttaaatatactaataaaaaagtGACATGGATAATAACTTAACACTTAATGACCATATACCTATAAAttactataaatataatttatgtattattatcatcaaaaattaagcttaagTACTTATTCGCACTCgagaattaaacttaagtatttacactacaaattactctaatttttatagaatatcgctaactaatcgTAAGCAAGTAGTGATATTAGACACCGTTGgtgccaaataacaattctccttcaattatatattgtaatttttaaCTAATCAAAAAGCATTACCTTATTATCTTGGAGGACaccattattataataaaagcaaagcttaataaaataaaagttaaattcatgggttaataattaattagtatccGTTCATTATTGTGTTGTTCagtcttttcttttttgaaatgaGAATGGTTCTAAGTTCTAACATATAGATTCCTAACATCTATAATCAAGTGCCAAAAACGACACAACAAATTGATGGTTCTTCTTTCTTGCCTTTTCAATTCATTGTCGTTTACATAAACATGTCGTTTGTTTAGCTTCCAACTCCCACACACCACACCACACCACACCACAATCATTATCATTTTTCTTAGAACAAACTTCATACTAATGAGTGCTGACTTTGTGGCTTTAGTACCCAAAACAAGGCACTTCCTCACAAAACAACTCAAAATTATCATTGCTTCTAAATCCCTCCCAAGAACTAAATTACTCCATGCCCAGACCATTACATTGGGTTTGTTGTCCTCTTCTTTCACATCAAATTTTGCTAAGTCTTATGCTTTGTGTGGTCATGTTGTTTATGCCCGCAAACTGTTCGATGAATTGTCTGACCGAAGCTCTTTGTTGTTTAACGTTGTCATAAGAATGTATACTCAAAAGGGTATGTACTATGATGCTCTTAAAGTGTTTGGTGAGATGATTACTGTTGGAGAGTGTGTTCCTGATAACTTTACTTACCCTTTTGTTGCTAAAGTATGTGGCGAGTTGTCGTTGCTCGAGGTTGGTTTCGTTGTTCATGGACGGGCATTGGTTGCTGGTTATGAGTCAGATTCTTATGTCCAAAACACCCTTTTAGCAATGTACATGAATTGTGGGGATACAGAAACAGCTCGAAGGACTTTCATGGCGATGAAGGAACGAACGGTGGTGTCTTGGAATACCATGATTAGTGGGAATTTTCGTAATGGATTTGCTGAGGAAGCATTGGTTATCTTTGAATGGATGTTGAATGAGGGTGTTGAGCCTGATTGTGCCACTGTTGTTTCAGTGTTGCCAGCTTGTAGTTGCACTAAAAATTTGGTTTTGGGAAGAAAAGTTCATGCCTTTGTGGAAGAGAAGGGATTGGAGAAGAAGAATATAACAACATCCAATGCTTTAGTGGATATGTATGCAAAATGTGGTGAAATGAGTGAAGCAAGATTAGTTTTTGATAAGATTAGTAAGAGGGATGTTGTGACATGGACAAGTATGATCAATGGCTACATTTTGAATGGTGATTTAAGAAGTGGGTTGGAACTTTTTGTACTGATGCACAATGAAGGAGTAAAACCCAATGCTGTGACTATAGCTTCTCTTCTTTCAGCTTGTGCTACTCTGTCTTTTTCGAGACATGGCCGGTCTTTGCACGGTTGGGCATTGAGGCAAAAACTTGAGTCTGATGTAATTGTAGAGACTGCCTTGATTGACATGTATGCAAAATGTAAGTATGTAAATCACAGCTTTCAGGTTTTTGCAAAGACTTCAAGAAAGAAAATGGTTCCATGGAGTGCCATTATCTCTGGATTTAGTTACAATGGGCTAGCTAGAGAAGCAATTGAGCTTTTCAAACAGATGAGAATGGAAGGTGTACAAACACATGAGGCAACACTGAATGGTCTTCTTCCAGCATACTCGATTCTAGCAGATTTTCGTCAAGCAATGAATATACATTCTTACCTTATTCGAGCTGGTTTTCTTTCAAGCATTGAAATTGCCACTAGTTTGATTGATGTGTATTCAAAAGCAGGGAGTTTAGAATCTTCTCACAAGATGTTTAGCGAAATCCCCGCGAAGGAGAAGGACATAATCGCATGGAGCGCTATAATTGCAGGGTGTGGAATGCACGGCCAAGGTGAAATTGCTGTCTCATTTTTCAATCAGATGGTTCAATCTGGTGTGAGACCAAATGAAGTCACTTTCACTTCTGTTTTGCATGCTTGTAGTCATGCCGGGTTGGTTGATGAAGGGCTGCACTTGTTCAAATCCATGTTTGAAACTAAACTAGTGAAACCGAACACCGATCATTACACATGTATCGTTGATCTTCTTGGTCGTTCGGGTCGATTAGAAGAGGCTTATGATCTAATCAAAAGTATGACATTCATGCCTAACCATGCTATATGGGGTGCATTGCTTGGTGCTTGTGTTATACATGAGAATGTTGAAATTGGAGAGATAGCTGCAAAGTGGTTGTTTGAGCTTGAACCCGAAAATACAGGAAATTATGTACTAATGGCGAAAATTTATTCTGCATTAGGTAGGTGGAAGGATGCAGAAAACTTGAGACTAATTATGAGTGAGATTGGTTTAAGAAAATCACCAGCTCATAGTTTGATTGAACTTAGAAATATGTGAATTGATTTTTGGTAACTTAGTTAGTTAATTATAGGCatatatttcttttgtattttcaTTAAGAATATACATGATTAAACAGTTTTGAAATCTCTTATTTATCTCTTGAGTTTCACATTTGTATTTGAATTTTACTACAGCAACCAAAACAATAGTATTGCACTATTACAGAGAAATTTGGCACcagaattttatttttcctaactaaaataaatgaatttcatata
This window harbors:
- the LOC115707840 gene encoding probable L-ascorbate peroxidase 6, chloroplastic/mitochondrial isoform X3, with product MATTLPSHLSKTTTHSLSPMATSAAFGSRLLPSAARATAATLSLPSSRYSSSLKCLRSSPFVSRLFLNQKRTSVFLSARGFSAASAPKCFASDPDQLKNAREDIKELLKTNFCHPILVRLGWHDAGTYNKNIEEWPQRGGTNGSLRFEIELKHAANAGLVNALKLLQPIKEKYSGVTYADLFQLASATAVEDAGGPKIPMKYGRVDVSAPEQCPEEGRLPDAGPPSPADHLRQVFYRMGLNDKEIVALSGAHTLGRSRPERSGWGKPETKYTKDGPGAPGGQSWTAKWLKFDNSYFKDIKERKDEDLLVLPTDAVLFDDPSFRVYAEKYAEDQEAFFKDYAEAHAKLSNLGAKFDPPEGIVLDDGSSKPVGEKFVAAKYSTGKD
- the LOC115707840 gene encoding probable L-ascorbate peroxidase 6, chloroplastic/mitochondrial isoform X4, giving the protein MATTLPSHLSKTTTHSLSPMATSAAFGSRLLPSAARATAATLSLPSSRYSSSLKCLRSSPFVSRLFLNQRTSVFLSARGFSAASAPKCFASDPDQLKNAREDIKELLKTNFCHPILVRLGWHDAGTYNKNIEEWPQRGGTNGSLRFEIELKHAANAGLVNALKLLQPIKEKYSGVTYADLFQLASATAVEDAGGPKIPMKYGRVDVSAPEQCPEEGRLPDAGPPSPADHLRQVFYRMGLNDKEIVALSGAHTLGRSRPERSGWGKPETKYTKDGPGAPGGQSWTAKWLKFDNSYFKDIKERKDEDLLVLPTDAVLFDDPSFRVYAEKYAEDQEAFFKDYAEAHAKLSNLGAKFDPPEGIVLDDGSSKPVGEKFVAAKYSTGKD
- the LOC115707840 gene encoding probable L-ascorbate peroxidase 6, chloroplastic/mitochondrial isoform X2 is translated as MATTLPSHLSKTTTHSLSPMATSAAFGSRLLPSAARATAATLSLPSSRYSSSLKCLRSSPFVSRLFLNQRTSVFLSARGFSAASAPKCFASDPDQLKNAREDIKELLKTNFCHPILVRLGWHDAGTYNKNIEEWPQRGGTNGSLRFEIELKHAANAGLVNALKLLQPIKEKYSGVTYADLFQLASATAVEDAGGPKIPMKYGRVDVSAPEQCPEEGRLPDAGPPSPADHLRQVFYRMGLNDKEIVALSGAHTLGRSRPERSGWGKPETKYTKDGPGAPGGQSWTAKWLKFDNSYFKDIKERKDEDLLVLPTDAVLFDDPSFRVYAEKYAEDQEAFFKDYAEAHAKLSNLGAKFDPPEGIVLDDGSSKPVGEKFVAAKYSTGKRELSSSMKEKIRAEYEAVGGSPDKPLQSNYFLNIMIVIAVLAFLTSLVGN
- the LOC115707823 gene encoding pentatricopeptide repeat-containing protein At5g39350 — encoded protein: MSADFVALVPKTRHFLTKQLKIIIASKSLPRTKLLHAQTITLGLLSSSFTSNFAKSYALCGHVVYARKLFDELSDRSSLLFNVVIRMYTQKGMYYDALKVFGEMITVGECVPDNFTYPFVAKVCGELSLLEVGFVVHGRALVAGYESDSYVQNTLLAMYMNCGDTETARRTFMAMKERTVVSWNTMISGNFRNGFAEEALVIFEWMLNEGVEPDCATVVSVLPACSCTKNLVLGRKVHAFVEEKGLEKKNITTSNALVDMYAKCGEMSEARLVFDKISKRDVVTWTSMINGYILNGDLRSGLELFVLMHNEGVKPNAVTIASLLSACATLSFSRHGRSLHGWALRQKLESDVIVETALIDMYAKCKYVNHSFQVFAKTSRKKMVPWSAIISGFSYNGLAREAIELFKQMRMEGVQTHEATLNGLLPAYSILADFRQAMNIHSYLIRAGFLSSIEIATSLIDVYSKAGSLESSHKMFSEIPAKEKDIIAWSAIIAGCGMHGQGEIAVSFFNQMVQSGVRPNEVTFTSVLHACSHAGLVDEGLHLFKSMFETKLVKPNTDHYTCIVDLLGRSGRLEEAYDLIKSMTFMPNHAIWGALLGACVIHENVEIGEIAAKWLFELEPENTGNYVLMAKIYSALGRWKDAENLRLIMSEIGLRKSPAHSLIELRNM
- the LOC115707840 gene encoding probable L-ascorbate peroxidase 6, chloroplastic/mitochondrial isoform X1; the encoded protein is MATTLPSHLSKTTTHSLSPMATSAAFGSRLLPSAARATAATLSLPSSRYSSSLKCLRSSPFVSRLFLNQKRTSVFLSARGFSAASAPKCFASDPDQLKNAREDIKELLKTNFCHPILVRLGWHDAGTYNKNIEEWPQRGGTNGSLRFEIELKHAANAGLVNALKLLQPIKEKYSGVTYADLFQLASATAVEDAGGPKIPMKYGRVDVSAPEQCPEEGRLPDAGPPSPADHLRQVFYRMGLNDKEIVALSGAHTLGRSRPERSGWGKPETKYTKDGPGAPGGQSWTAKWLKFDNSYFKDIKERKDEDLLVLPTDAVLFDDPSFRVYAEKYAEDQEAFFKDYAEAHAKLSNLGAKFDPPEGIVLDDGSSKPVGEKFVAAKYSTGKRELSSSMKEKIRAEYEAVGGSPDKPLQSNYFLNIMIVIAVLAFLTSLVGN